From Nitrobacter sp. NHB1, a single genomic window includes:
- the rplF gene encoding 50S ribosomal protein L6 gives MSRIGKRPVTVPSGVTATVEGQTVRMKGPKGQLEFVVHSDVEVKLENGAVKVAPRYETNRAQALYGTARAQVANLVAGVTKGFEKKLEIVGVGYRAALQGKTLQLALGYSHDVSYAIPEGITVAVPKPTEITIAGNDAQRVGQVAAEIRGYRPPEPYKGKGVKYADEFIFRKEGKKK, from the coding sequence ATGTCACGCATTGGCAAGAGGCCAGTCACGGTGCCGTCCGGTGTGACCGCGACCGTCGAAGGGCAGACGGTCAGGATGAAGGGGCCGAAGGGTCAGCTTGAGTTCGTCGTCCATAGCGACGTCGAGGTGAAGCTCGAGAACGGCGCGGTGAAGGTCGCGCCGCGATACGAGACCAACCGGGCGCAGGCGCTGTATGGCACCGCGCGCGCGCAGGTCGCCAACCTCGTCGCAGGCGTCACCAAGGGTTTCGAGAAGAAGCTCGAGATCGTCGGCGTCGGCTATCGCGCCGCGTTGCAGGGCAAGACCTTGCAACTCGCGCTCGGCTACAGCCACGACGTCAGTTACGCGATCCCTGAGGGGATCACGGTCGCCGTGCCGAAGCCGACCGAAATCACGATCGCGGGTAATGATGCGCAGCGCGTCGGTCAGGTCGCGGCCGAGATCCGCGGCTATCGTCCGCCGGAGCCCTACAAGGGCAAGGGCGTGAAGTACGCCGATGAATTCATCTTCCGCAAGGAAGGCAAGAAGAAGTAA
- the rpsE gene encoding 30S ribosomal protein S5, with product MAGERERGGGHRGGREERDSEFVDKLVHINRVAKVVKGGKRFGFAALVVIGDQKGRVGFGHGKAREVPEAIRKATESAKRNLTRVALREGRTLHHDIAGRHGAGRVYLRAAPAGTGIIAGGPMRAVFETLGIQDVVAKSVGSSNPYNMIRATFDALKHQDSPRSVSARRNIKVSTLQSRRVGGDAEAVAE from the coding sequence ATGGCAGGTGAACGCGAACGCGGTGGCGGCCACAGGGGTGGTCGGGAAGAGCGCGATAGCGAATTCGTCGACAAGCTCGTCCACATCAATCGGGTGGCGAAGGTCGTCAAGGGCGGCAAGCGCTTCGGCTTTGCGGCGCTGGTCGTGATCGGCGATCAGAAAGGCCGGGTCGGATTTGGTCACGGCAAGGCGCGCGAAGTTCCCGAGGCGATCCGCAAGGCGACGGAATCGGCCAAGCGCAATCTGACGCGCGTGGCGCTGCGTGAGGGCCGGACGCTGCATCACGACATCGCGGGCCGTCACGGCGCCGGCCGGGTTTACCTGCGCGCCGCGCCGGCCGGTACCGGCATCATCGCCGGCGGCCCGATGCGCGCCGTGTTCGAGACGCTCGGCATCCAGGACGTGGTGGCGAAGTCGGTCGGCTCGTCCAATCCCTACAATATGATTCGCGCGACATTCGACGCGCTGAAACATCAGGATTCGCCGCGGTCGGTTTCGGCTCGCCGCAACATCAAGGTATCCACGCTGCAATCGCGCCGGGTCGGCGGCGACGCGGAAGCGGTTGCCGAATAA
- the rplO gene encoding 50S ribosomal protein L15, which produces MKLSDIADNAGSRKKRMRIGRGIGSGKGKTGGRGGKGQTARSGVRIKGFEGGQMPLHRRLPKRGFNNIFRVEFAEINLDRLQDAIDAGSIDAKGTVNAESLVKSGVVRRAKGGIRLLGRGEIKAKLTIEVHGASKSAIAAVEKAGGTVKILAPKKDEGEAA; this is translated from the coding sequence ATGAAGCTCAGCGATATCGCCGACAACGCAGGCTCGCGCAAGAAGCGCATGCGGATCGGCCGGGGTATCGGCTCCGGCAAGGGCAAGACCGGCGGCCGTGGCGGCAAGGGCCAGACTGCGCGCTCGGGCGTGCGCATCAAGGGCTTCGAGGGTGGTCAGATGCCGCTGCACCGGCGTCTGCCGAAGCGCGGCTTCAACAACATCTTCCGGGTGGAGTTCGCCGAGATCAATCTCGACCGGCTTCAGGATGCGATCGACGCCGGGTCGATCGATGCCAAGGGCACGGTCAACGCCGAGTCACTGGTGAAGTCCGGCGTGGTGCGGCGTGCCAAGGGCGGCATTCGCTTGCTCGGCCGCGGCGAGATCAAGGCAAAACTGACGATCGAGGTTCATGGCGCCTCGAAGTCCGCGATTGCGGCGGTCGAGAAGGCCGGCGGCACGGTGAAAATCCTTGCGCCGAAGAAGGACGAAGGTGAGGCAGCGTAA
- the rpmD gene encoding 50S ribosomal protein L30: MAKAAKTIKVEQTRSAIRRQHSQRSTLVGLKLNKIGRVAELQDTPETRGMIAKVQHLVRVIDET; this comes from the coding sequence ATGGCCAAGGCCGCAAAGACGATCAAGGTCGAGCAGACCCGCAGCGCAATCCGCCGCCAACACTCGCAGCGTTCGACGCTGGTCGGACTCAAGCTCAACAAGATCGGTCGGGTCGCCGAGTTGCAGGATACGCCTGAAACTCGCGGCATGATCGCGAAGGTTCAACACCTCGTCCGGGTGATCGACGAGACCTAA
- the secY gene encoding preprotein translocase subunit SecY has protein sequence MVSAAEQLAANLNFSAFAKADELKKRIWFTLGALLVYRLGTYIPLPGIDPTVWQKVFNSQAGGILGMFNMFSGGGINRMAIFALNIMPYISASIILQLLTTVSPKLEALKKEGEAGRKVINQYTRYLTVVLAFFQSYGIAVGLQGAGNVVTNPGMFFLISTAITLTGGTMFLMWLGEQITSRGIGNGISLIIMAGIVAELPSALANMLELGRQGALSTGIILIVLIMVVGVIAFIVFMERAQRRLLIQYPKRQVGNKMFEGQSSHLPLKLNTSGVIPPIFASSLLLLPTTVANFNAGKGPEWFQWVTTQLGHGRPLFLILYIALIVFFTFFYTAIVFNPTETADNLKKHGGFIPGIRPGERTAEYIDYVLSRITVPGAAYLALVCLIPEILISYAAVPFYFGGTSLLIVVSVTMDTVQQVQGYLLAHQYEGLIKKSKLRGRRR, from the coding sequence ATGGTCTCAGCAGCGGAACAACTGGCGGCGAACCTTAACTTCTCCGCGTTCGCGAAAGCCGACGAACTGAAGAAGCGCATCTGGTTCACGCTGGGCGCGCTGCTCGTCTATCGGCTCGGCACCTACATTCCGCTGCCGGGCATCGACCCCACAGTTTGGCAGAAGGTTTTCAACTCCCAGGCCGGCGGCATCCTCGGGATGTTCAACATGTTCTCCGGCGGCGGTATCAACCGCATGGCGATCTTCGCCTTGAACATCATGCCGTACATTTCGGCATCGATCATATTGCAACTGCTGACCACCGTATCGCCTAAGCTTGAGGCTCTCAAGAAAGAGGGCGAAGCCGGCCGCAAGGTGATCAATCAATACACCCGCTATCTCACCGTGGTGCTGGCGTTCTTCCAGTCCTACGGCATCGCCGTCGGTCTCCAGGGCGCCGGCAACGTCGTTACCAATCCCGGCATGTTCTTCCTGATCTCGACCGCGATCACTCTGACCGGCGGCACCATGTTCCTGATGTGGCTCGGCGAGCAGATTACCTCGCGCGGCATCGGCAACGGCATTTCGCTCATCATCATGGCGGGCATCGTCGCCGAGTTGCCATCGGCGCTCGCCAATATGCTGGAGCTCGGCCGTCAAGGCGCGCTGTCGACCGGGATCATCCTGATTGTTCTGATCATGGTCGTGGGCGTTATCGCCTTCATCGTGTTCATGGAGCGCGCCCAGCGCAGGCTGCTGATCCAGTATCCGAAGCGTCAGGTCGGCAACAAGATGTTCGAGGGCCAGTCTTCGCATCTGCCGCTGAAACTCAATACCTCGGGCGTGATTCCGCCGATCTTCGCGTCGTCGCTGTTGCTGCTGCCGACGACGGTCGCAAATTTCAACGCGGGCAAGGGACCGGAATGGTTCCAGTGGGTGACCACGCAACTCGGCCACGGCCGGCCGTTGTTTCTGATCCTCTACATCGCGCTGATCGTGTTCTTCACCTTCTTCTACACCGCGATTGTTTTCAATCCGACCGAGACCGCCGACAATCTGAAAAAACACGGCGGTTTCATTCCGGGCATCAGGCCGGGCGAGCGGACCGCCGAATATATCGACTACGTGCTCTCGCGTATCACCGTGCCGGGGGCGGCGTATCTCGCGCTTGTCTGCCTTATCCCTGAGATTCTGATTTCCTATGCGGCCGTGCCGTTCTATTTCGGCGGCACCTCGCTCCTGATCGTCGTCAGCGTGACGATGGATACG
- the rplR gene encoding 50S ribosomal protein L18 yields MSKLKVTNARRKQRVRLSLRRTANGRPRLSVFRSSKHIYAQVIDDLKGETLASASSLEKAMRDAGNTGANIDAAKAVGKLLAERAVKNGVKEVVFDRGSYLYHGRVKALADAARESGLSF; encoded by the coding sequence ATGTCGAAACTCAAGGTCACGAATGCCCGGCGCAAGCAACGCGTGAGGCTGTCGTTGCGCCGCACCGCCAACGGCCGCCCGCGTCTGTCGGTGTTCCGTTCGTCGAAGCACATCTATGCCCAGGTCATCGACGACCTGAAAGGCGAGACACTGGCGTCGGCGTCGTCGCTCGAGAAGGCGATGCGCGATGCCGGCAACACCGGCGCCAACATCGATGCGGCCAAGGCGGTCGGCAAGCTGCTGGCGGAGCGGGCGGTGAAGAACGGCGTCAAGGAAGTCGTCTTCGATCGCGGCAGCTATCTTTATCACGGCCGCGTCAAGGCGCTGGCCGACGCGGCTCGCGAGAGCGGGTTGAGCTTCTAA